One segment of Amycolatopsis alba DSM 44262 DNA contains the following:
- a CDS encoding DUF1269 domain-containing protein, with amino-acid sequence MSSLTVWAFPTADGAENALALLERLQKQQLVSIADAAYVTWPEDRKKPKTKELGSLTGAGALGGGFWGLLFGLIFLVPLLGMAVGAAIGALTGSLSHVGIDEDFIATVRTRVTPGTSALFVMTDSTVLDRVAEPFRETGATLLTTNLSDEEEARLRAAFSEFPVPDRS; translated from the coding sequence ATGAGCTCGCTGACCGTATGGGCCTTTCCCACCGCCGACGGCGCCGAAAACGCGCTCGCGCTGCTGGAACGCCTGCAGAAGCAACAGCTCGTCTCGATCGCCGACGCCGCCTACGTCACCTGGCCCGAAGACCGGAAGAAGCCGAAGACCAAGGAACTGGGCTCCCTGACCGGCGCCGGTGCGCTGGGCGGCGGGTTCTGGGGACTGCTGTTCGGCCTGATCTTCCTGGTGCCGCTGCTGGGGATGGCCGTCGGCGCGGCGATCGGGGCGCTGACCGGTTCGCTTTCCCACGTCGGCATCGACGAAGACTTCATCGCGACCGTCCGGACGCGCGTCACGCCGGGCACGTCCGCGCTGTTCGTGATGACGGACAGCACCGTCCTGGACCGGGTCGCCGAGCCGTTCAGGGAAACCGGCGCCACGCTGCTGACCACCAACCTCTCCGACGAGGAAGAGGCGCGGCTGCGCGCCGCCTTCAGCGAGTTCCCGGTGCCGGACCGTTCCTGA
- a CDS encoding DUF7144 family membrane protein: MSERTHHWTAATGTGPPSPPEPAVARSRRRSGWIWFAGSITVMAGLFTAVEGLVALFDRNFYLLGPSGLLVFDLGAWGWIHLIVGALAVLAGSALFTGAPWARIITVVLAGFNALGQLVFLSAYPIWGIVVIALDVLVIWAVLVHGDEVAYEIW, translated from the coding sequence ATGAGCGAAAGAACGCATCACTGGACCGCCGCGACCGGGACCGGGCCGCCGTCCCCGCCGGAACCGGCCGTCGCCCGGTCCCGCCGCCGGTCGGGCTGGATCTGGTTCGCCGGGTCGATCACCGTCATGGCAGGCCTGTTCACCGCGGTGGAAGGACTGGTCGCGCTGTTCGACCGGAACTTCTACCTGCTCGGCCCGTCGGGGTTGCTCGTCTTCGACCTCGGCGCCTGGGGGTGGATCCACCTGATCGTCGGGGCCCTCGCCGTGCTCGCGGGGAGCGCGTTGTTCACCGGCGCCCCGTGGGCCCGGATCATCACCGTGGTCCTCGCCGGCTTCAACGCGTTGGGGCAACTGGTGTTCCTGTCCGCGTACCCGATCTGGGGCATCGTGGTGATCGCCCTCGACGTCCTGGTGATCTGGGCGGTACTGGTGCACGGGGACGAGGTCGCGTACGAAATCTGGTGA
- a CDS encoding AI-2E family transporter yields MARKDDVPAHRFRRPRWARRRTEKGRRAHPLRGFTNRINTGAPTVSWPPSDTQSTTGASLPRALVVLLGAAAAVIVLAGLNSVAWLVGPVFLALVIVITLDPVRTWLRGKGLPRWLTVAVLVVTVYAALLVLFLVIVVSLAQLSALLPHYAGQADELLRNGMAFLGRFGVGQQQLREVLSSVDAGKLIGFAGSLLAGVGGLVTNLAFLLALMLFLSTESAWAGHRLGRIARERPWISDALRRFAFGTRRYLVVTTVFGGVVAVLDTIALALLGIPAAVLWGLLSFVTNYVPNVGFVIGVAPPALIALLGGGWKAMLVTIVVYVLLNFVVQSLIQPRFVAESVGLSTLVTVLALVFWTWLLGPLGAVLAVPATLLAKALLIDVDPRARWAEALLCTPGRESH; encoded by the coding sequence ATGGCGCGAAAAGACGACGTGCCCGCGCACCGGTTCCGCCGCCCACGATGGGCGCGCCGTCGCACCGAAAAGGGACGGCGCGCTCATCCTCTCCGCGGCTTCACGAACCGGATCAACACCGGCGCGCCAACGGTTTCGTGGCCGCCTTCGGATACCCAGAGCACCACCGGCGCGTCGCTGCCCCGCGCGCTGGTGGTGCTGCTGGGGGCCGCCGCCGCGGTCATCGTGCTGGCCGGGCTGAACTCCGTCGCCTGGCTCGTCGGGCCGGTGTTCCTCGCCCTCGTCATCGTGATCACCCTCGACCCGGTGCGCACCTGGCTGCGCGGCAAAGGATTACCTCGCTGGCTCACGGTCGCCGTACTGGTCGTGACCGTCTATGCCGCGTTACTCGTGCTGTTCCTGGTGATCGTGGTGTCCCTCGCCCAGCTGTCGGCCCTGCTCCCCCACTACGCCGGGCAAGCCGACGAACTGCTCCGGAACGGGATGGCCTTCCTCGGCCGGTTCGGGGTCGGCCAACAGCAACTGCGCGAAGTACTGTCCTCTGTGGACGCGGGGAAGCTGATCGGGTTCGCCGGTTCCCTGCTCGCCGGGGTCGGCGGGCTGGTCACGAACCTGGCCTTCCTGCTCGCGCTGATGTTGTTCCTGAGCACCGAATCGGCGTGGGCGGGGCACCGGCTCGGCCGGATCGCGCGCGAACGGCCGTGGATCAGCGACGCGTTGCGGCGCTTCGCCTTCGGCACCCGGCGGTATCTGGTGGTGACGACGGTGTTCGGCGGGGTGGTGGCGGTGCTCGACACCATCGCGCTTGCCCTGCTCGGCATCCCGGCCGCCGTACTGTGGGGCCTGCTGTCCTTCGTCACCAACTACGTGCCCAACGTAGGCTTCGTGATCGGGGTGGCCCCGCCCGCGCTCATCGCGCTCCTCGGCGGCGGCTGGAAGGCCATGCTCGTGACGATCGTCGTGTACGTCCTGCTGAACTTCGTGGTGCAGTCGCTGATCCAGCCCCGGTTCGTCGCGGAGTCGGTCGGTCTGTCCACTTTGGTCACCGTACTCGCGCTCGTGTTCTGGACCTGGCTGCTCGGCCCGCTCGGCGCCGTCCTCGCCGTGCCGGCGACGTTGCTGGCGAAGGCGTTGCTCATCGACGTCGATCCCCGTGCCCGCTGGGCGGAGGCGCTGCTGTGCACGCCGGGCCGGGAGTCGCACTAG
- a CDS encoding LuxR C-terminal-related transcriptional regulator — translation MPARTTSRSWRIPGAKVTVPRVPGIFVPRSRLMALFDRATTRPVTVLRAPAGSGKTTALAGWARDRRDIAWVSLDDDDNDERRLWAAILLALRRSPWLSEDDSLFRLEPPGPGRRTEFLADLGDALAGLREPMWLVLDDVQETSRPEPVEALAALARHQPPMLRLVLASRVEPKLRLARLQVEGTLSRLGAAELRFSAEEAACLFRATGAKVSEDRVRELTERTAGWAAALGWAAVSVRDAGDADELVADVGGDELAVARFFADEVLSRLPPATSELLLCVSVCETVSATLAARLSGSPDAGVTLDELERETGLVQRTPADTYRLPALLRGFLQAELARRSPARVRRLQGIAACWYAGEGRFGEALTHAVAGRDRQCVLRLARDHAVRQVLAGDGELVRGALSYLGEGALTASPRLRLASALEHVQRGEFTAAAVDLGDDGLRLLAVPHLALVTGSLPSESAVPPVPRSPEAVAWDKLDLVWLALYRGARRHAVTRAEEALRAAHGERLEHLVLHSRLALAVATALLGDHTAMRRACIGALAVARRHGWRRAPGVAECHLMLAYDDLTRFEPVAAAGELAQAPRAEVPGSAPVLGPLRGFFEGLVRFDAGDRAAGSQAMRVARHRLADLELPREITAMCTVAEHHAALVVGEGLHAAEVFAWAQERLPGTAELALLQIRAHLAVEETDLAEKVLRAAAAAPALLPATPVDICLAETALALRSHRRTLALHALDRALTLARPHRLVRPFALAEPRVRNLLIDHSGGFGSLDGFAQSVRGRLVPDTPPGESELTDREQVVLRRLPSQRSLDEIASDLTVSVNTVKTHVRSIYGKLGVNNRRSAVVVARHHGLT, via the coding sequence TTGCCCGCTCGAACGACGTCGCGGTCCTGGCGGATCCCCGGAGCCAAGGTGACGGTGCCGCGGGTACCGGGCATCTTCGTCCCGCGTTCCCGGCTCATGGCCCTGTTCGACCGCGCCACCACCCGGCCGGTGACGGTGCTCCGGGCCCCGGCGGGCTCCGGGAAGACCACGGCACTGGCCGGGTGGGCCCGCGATCGGCGGGACATCGCCTGGGTGTCGCTCGACGACGACGACAACGACGAACGCCGTCTGTGGGCGGCGATCCTCCTCGCGCTGCGGCGGAGTCCGTGGCTGTCCGAGGACGATTCGCTGTTCCGGCTCGAGCCGCCGGGGCCGGGGCGGCGTACCGAGTTCCTCGCCGATCTCGGGGACGCGCTGGCCGGGCTGCGCGAACCGATGTGGCTGGTACTGGACGACGTCCAGGAGACTTCCCGCCCGGAGCCGGTTGAAGCGCTCGCCGCGCTGGCCCGGCACCAGCCGCCGATGCTGCGGCTGGTGCTGGCCTCCAGGGTCGAGCCGAAACTCCGGCTGGCGCGCCTGCAGGTCGAAGGCACGCTTTCGCGGCTCGGTGCCGCCGAACTCCGCTTCAGCGCGGAGGAGGCGGCATGCCTCTTTCGCGCCACCGGGGCGAAGGTGAGCGAAGACCGCGTCCGCGAACTCACCGAGCGCACCGCGGGCTGGGCCGCCGCGCTCGGCTGGGCCGCGGTTTCGGTGCGTGACGCCGGGGACGCGGACGAACTCGTCGCCGATGTCGGGGGCGACGAGCTCGCGGTGGCCCGGTTCTTCGCCGACGAGGTGCTTTCGCGGCTGCCGCCGGCGACGTCGGAGCTCTTGCTGTGCGTCAGTGTCTGCGAAACGGTGAGCGCGACCCTCGCGGCCCGCCTGTCGGGTTCGCCGGACGCCGGGGTGACGCTGGACGAACTGGAGCGCGAGACCGGTCTCGTCCAGCGCACCCCGGCCGACACCTACCGCCTTCCCGCCCTGCTGCGCGGTTTCCTGCAGGCGGAGCTGGCGCGGCGCTCGCCCGCGCGGGTGCGGCGGCTGCAGGGGATCGCCGCCTGCTGGTACGCCGGGGAAGGACGGTTCGGGGAGGCGCTGACGCACGCCGTCGCGGGCCGCGACCGCCAGTGTGTCCTGCGCCTGGCGCGGGACCACGCGGTGCGTCAAGTGCTGGCGGGCGACGGGGAACTCGTCAGGGGAGCGCTCTCGTACCTGGGGGAAGGAGCGTTGACGGCGAGCCCTCGGCTGCGGCTGGCGTCCGCGCTGGAGCACGTCCAGCGCGGGGAGTTCACCGCCGCCGCCGTCGATCTCGGGGACGACGGCCTGCGCCTGCTGGCCGTGCCCCATCTCGCGCTGGTGACGGGGAGCCTGCCTTCCGAAAGCGCGGTGCCCCCGGTGCCGCGGTCGCCGGAGGCCGTCGCGTGGGACAAACTCGATCTGGTCTGGCTGGCCCTGTACCGGGGCGCCCGCCGCCACGCCGTCACCCGCGCGGAAGAGGCGCTGCGCGCGGCACACGGTGAACGTCTCGAACATCTCGTGCTGCACAGCAGACTCGCGCTCGCCGTCGCGACCGCGCTCCTCGGCGACCACACGGCGATGCGGCGGGCGTGCATCGGGGCGCTCGCCGTCGCCCGGCGGCACGGCTGGCGCCGGGCGCCCGGCGTCGCCGAATGCCATCTGATGCTGGCCTACGACGACCTCACCCGGTTCGAGCCGGTCGCGGCGGCAGGCGAGCTGGCGCAGGCCCCGCGAGCGGAAGTACCCGGATCCGCGCCGGTTCTCGGGCCGCTCAGAGGGTTCTTCGAGGGCCTTGTCCGCTTCGACGCCGGTGACCGGGCGGCGGGTTCGCAGGCCATGCGGGTGGCACGGCACCGGCTCGCGGACCTCGAACTGCCCCGCGAGATCACGGCGATGTGCACGGTCGCGGAACACCACGCGGCGCTCGTGGTCGGCGAAGGACTGCACGCGGCCGAGGTGTTCGCCTGGGCGCAGGAGAGACTGCCCGGCACCGCCGAGCTGGCGCTGCTGCAGATCCGGGCCCACCTCGCCGTCGAAGAGACCGACCTGGCCGAGAAGGTCCTGCGCGCCGCCGCGGCCGCCCCCGCGCTGCTGCCCGCCACGCCGGTGGACATCTGCCTGGCCGAGACCGCGCTCGCGTTGCGTTCCCACCGGCGGACGCTGGCGTTGCACGCGCTGGACCGCGCGCTCACCCTCGCCCGGCCGCACCGGCTGGTACGCCCGTTCGCGCTCGCCGAGCCGCGGGTCAGAAATCTCCTGATCGACCACTCTGGCGGTTTCGGGTCGCTGGACGGCTTCGCCCAGTCGGTCCGGGGCAGACTCGTCCCGGACACCCCGCCCGGCGAGAGCGAGCTGACCGATCGCGAACAGGTGGTGCTGCGGCGGCTGCCGTCGCAGCGTTCGCTGGACGAGATCGCGTCGGACCTCACGGTCTCGGTCAACACGGTGAAAACCCACGTCCGGTCCATCTACGGCAAACTCGGCGTGAACAACCGCCGGTCGGCCGTGGTGGTCGCACGCCACCACGGCCTGACCTAG
- a CDS encoding LuxR C-terminal-related transcriptional regulator yields the protein MKGHEISPRRRLPRTKVTVPDPPADLVSRPRLLTALDDGAERGMVFVGAPAGYGKTVLLAEWASSRRGAVAWVSADAEDNDDRLFWSAVLEAFSGCARVPAGNPVRTLAVPAAPGTDLAFLATIADALDAMTEPVLLVLDGAQEITDPGTWRGLQALLRHQPAGLRLAISSRREPPLPLVRARVAGRLLEVGVNRLRFSPEEAATLVGATGQGIPSHQVGLLVARTGGWPAGLRLAAASTARQGNLADFFAGRDRAVLDYLTDEVLAPLPDAHQDLLRAISICEEVPVGLAAALSDRPDAEAMLRELGEPAGQMVRSGGTPPGHRLPPLPRTYLRAELLRRAPERTRSLHAAAARWFAEHDQQAPALLHSVRSGNTTRVGELLRRHAVALFLSGEHNVLRLALAVLGDRRAVSSPLLALVSAALQLERGEPSSAEAQLSCAEVAWPAEPEAELTVLRQLVRSRLAQVDRGPAQAARAAEQIDGHLAADTGLGGLATLHRIATLTARRDRGSAREALSRVADAAEHANHHFLVTQCLVTLSGLAGSDGDYRTMDTLARRVQARHAAHDPHRSLEGAQVSAQLAFGSLLRGDAAECVEHAKQIGQMLGDAPARAARNLGLMAETLRGAAEFELGGWHSGLRRMRRARTRLGTGRSFSTEHAAWCAVLEHRAALRLGAADQTRETFRWAQPIIAGSGELLLMRARTQLRLGRRDAASAVLRSLSEEDAPMLVPWSGVEASLIGVRAALAAEARERAVRSLDEALRAAEPGDVRFPFVFAPSDVITFLTSRLGKLGTGERFACRVLAQRRELRTPPLPAPLTERERSVLRLLPTQRSIDEIAQDLTVSPNTVKTHVRGIYTKLDVRSRRDAVATALRRGLLDTEVTDFTG from the coding sequence ATGAAGGGCCATGAAATTTCGCCGCGAAGACGACTCCCGAGGACAAAGGTGACCGTCCCCGATCCACCGGCGGATCTCGTTTCCCGGCCGCGTTTGCTCACCGCCCTCGACGACGGGGCGGAGCGGGGCATGGTCTTCGTCGGGGCGCCCGCCGGGTACGGCAAGACGGTCCTGCTCGCCGAGTGGGCGAGCAGCCGCCGCGGTGCGGTCGCCTGGGTGTCCGCCGACGCCGAGGACAACGACGACCGTCTCTTCTGGTCCGCCGTCCTGGAAGCGTTCAGCGGTTGTGCCCGTGTCCCGGCGGGAAATCCGGTGCGGACGCTCGCGGTCCCCGCCGCCCCCGGCACGGACCTCGCCTTCCTGGCCACGATCGCCGACGCGCTGGACGCGATGACCGAACCCGTCCTGCTCGTCTTGGACGGCGCGCAGGAGATCACCGATCCGGGCACCTGGCGCGGGCTGCAGGCGCTCCTGCGACATCAGCCCGCGGGACTGCGCCTGGCGATCTCAAGCCGCCGGGAGCCACCGCTGCCACTGGTGCGCGCCCGTGTCGCGGGACGGCTACTCGAAGTGGGCGTGAACCGGTTGCGGTTTTCGCCGGAGGAGGCCGCGACGCTCGTCGGGGCGACCGGGCAGGGTATCCCGTCGCATCAGGTCGGGCTGCTCGTCGCCAGGACGGGCGGCTGGCCTGCCGGGCTGCGGCTCGCCGCCGCTTCCACCGCCCGGCAAGGAAATCTCGCCGATTTCTTCGCCGGACGGGACCGGGCGGTGCTCGACTACCTGACCGACGAGGTACTCGCCCCCCTGCCCGACGCCCATCAGGACCTGCTGCGCGCGATCAGCATCTGCGAGGAGGTCCCGGTGGGACTGGCGGCCGCCTTGTCCGACCGTCCGGACGCGGAGGCGATGCTCCGCGAACTCGGCGAACCGGCCGGGCAGATGGTCCGATCCGGTGGGACCCCGCCAGGCCACCGGCTACCGCCCCTGCCGCGCACCTATCTGCGGGCCGAATTGCTGCGCCGGGCACCGGAGCGGACGCGGAGCCTGCACGCGGCGGCGGCCCGCTGGTTCGCCGAACACGACCAGCAGGCGCCCGCGTTGCTGCACAGCGTCCGTTCGGGGAACACCACCCGCGTCGGCGAACTGCTGCGCCGTCACGCGGTGGCGTTGTTCCTCTCCGGTGAACACAACGTGCTGCGGCTCGCGCTCGCCGTCCTCGGCGATCGGCGGGCCGTGTCCTCTCCCCTGCTCGCGCTGGTCTCGGCCGCGCTGCAACTGGAGCGAGGTGAGCCGTCGTCGGCCGAGGCGCAGCTGAGCTGTGCGGAGGTGGCCTGGCCCGCCGAGCCCGAGGCGGAGCTGACCGTGCTGCGGCAACTGGTGCGCTCCCGGCTCGCCCAGGTCGATCGCGGCCCGGCGCAGGCCGCCCGCGCGGCCGAGCAGATCGACGGGCATCTGGCGGCGGACACCGGGCTCGGCGGGTTGGCGACCCTGCACCGGATCGCCACCCTCACCGCCCGCCGCGATCGGGGCTCGGCACGGGAGGCGCTGTCCCGCGTCGCCGACGCCGCCGAGCACGCGAACCACCATTTCCTGGTCACCCAGTGCCTCGTCACCTTGAGCGGGCTGGCGGGTTCCGACGGCGACTACCGGACGATGGACACGCTGGCCCGCCGGGTTCAGGCCCGCCACGCGGCGCACGATCCCCATCGCTCGCTCGAAGGCGCCCAGGTGTCGGCTCAGCTCGCCTTCGGTTCGCTGCTGCGCGGAGACGCCGCCGAGTGCGTCGAACACGCGAAGCAGATAGGACAGATGCTGGGCGACGCGCCAGCCAGGGCCGCCCGGAATCTGGGCCTGATGGCGGAAACCCTGCGCGGCGCGGCGGAATTCGAGCTGGGCGGCTGGCATTCGGGACTGCGGAGGATGCGCCGGGCACGGACGCGGCTGGGCACCGGACGGAGTTTCTCGACCGAGCACGCGGCGTGGTGCGCGGTACTCGAACACCGTGCGGCGTTGCGGCTCGGCGCGGCGGATCAGACGAGGGAGACCTTCCGCTGGGCCCAGCCGATCATCGCCGGTTCGGGCGAACTGCTGCTGATGCGGGCCAGGACCCAGCTCCGGCTCGGCAGGCGGGACGCGGCGAGTGCCGTGCTGCGCTCACTGTCGGAAGAGGACGCGCCGATGCTGGTGCCGTGGTCGGGAGTCGAAGCGTCACTGATCGGGGTGCGGGCGGCGCTGGCCGCCGAGGCACGGGAGCGGGCGGTGCGGTCACTGGACGAGGCCTTGCGCGCCGCCGAACCCGGCGACGTCCGGTTCCCGTTCGTGTTCGCGCCCTCCGACGTCATCACGTTCCTGACCTCGCGGCTCGGCAAACTGGGCACCGGTGAGCGGTTCGCCTGCCGGGTGCTCGCCCAGCGCCGCGAACTGCGCACCCCGCCGCTGCCCGCCCCGCTGACCGAACGGGAACGCAGCGTGCTGCGCCTGCTCCCCACCCAGCGGTCGATCGACGAGATCGCCCAGGACCTGACGGTTTCGCCGAACACCGTCAAGACCCACGTCCGCGGCATCTACACGAAACTCGACGTCCGCAGCAGGCGCGACGCCGTGGCGACCGCGCTCCGGCGCGGCCTGCTGGACACCGAGGTCACCGATTTCACGGGGTGA